The window AACGCCGACTTCCTGCGCCAGAACGATCTCCCGGTTCCCGAATACCTAGTACCTACTTGAGGCAGCCATGGAAATCCTCTTTCGCGACGACGCTTACGCCCGCTCCTGCGAAGCCACGGTCACGGCCGTCGACGAGCGCGGCATCCAGCTCGACCGCACGGTCTTTTATCCCACCGGCGGCGGTCAGCCCGGCGACTGCGGCAACTTGCGCAGCCCCGAGGGTGACGTCGAAATCGTCAACGCCGTAAAGGGCGACGGCCCCGACGGCGTCATCCACGTGCCGGCCGAGGGCGCTGCACCGCCGGCCGTGGGCAACACGGTGACGGCCGAACTGGACTGGGAGCGGCGGCACAGATTGATGCGCATGCACACCTGCATGCACCTGCTTTCGGCGGTGCTCAGCTATCCCGTTACCGGTGGTCAGGTAAGCGACGGCAAGGGCCGTCTCGATTTCGACATCCCCGAAGCCGTGCTCGACAAGGAGGAGATCGCGGCTGAGCTCAACAAGCTGATTTCCGCCGACCACGCCGTCACTGCCGAATGGATCAGCGATGCCGAATTGGCGGCCCAGCCTGAACTGGTCAAGACCATGTCGGTTAAGCCGCCGACGGGCGCCGGCCAGGTGCGCCTGATCCGCATCGGCGATCTCGACTTGCAGCCCTGCGGCGGCACCCATATCGCCCGCAGCGGTGAGATCGGCCCCGTCGTGGTACGCAAGATCCAAAAGAAAGGCCGCCTCAACCGCCGTGTCTCGCTGGCTTTCGCCGACTGATTTCTCGTAAAGGATTCGCTTTTGATGTCTTACGTGCACCCCGAAGTGCTGGTCTCGACCGATTGGTTGACTCAGCACCTGCAAGCTCCCGATGTACGCGTCGTCGACGCCTCCTGGTATTTGCCGCAGGAGGGCCGCGACGCCCGTATCGAATACGAAATCGGGCACATTCCGGGGGCCGTCTTCTTCGACATCGACGAGATTGCCGATAGCGATAACCCGCTGCCCCACATGGTGCCCAGCGCCGAGAAATTCACCAGCCGGGTGCGCAAGATGGGGCTGGGCGACGGCAACTGCATCGTCGTCTACGACGGCGGCCTGATGGCTTCGGCAGCCCGGGTGTGGTGGATGTTCCGCCTCTTCGGCCACGACGACGTGGCGGTGCTGGACGGCGGCCTGGGCAAGTGGCGGGCCGAGGAGCGGCCGCTGGAAGACCTGCCGCCGGTGCCCCGCAACCGCCACTTCACGGCGCGGCTGAACTCGACGCTGGTGCGCGACTTGGTTCACGTGCGGCGCCTGCTCGATACGAACAGCGAGCAGGTGCTCGATGCCCGTTCGGCGGGCCGCTTCGAAGGCACGGCGCCGGAGCCCCGCGAGGGCCTGCCCTCGGGCCACATGCCGGGCAGCCTCAACCTGCCCTTTACCGAGCTTCTCGACGACATGCAAAAGACCATGTTGCCGGCCGAGGAACTGCGCCAAGCCTTCGCCAAGGCCGGCGTGAATTTGCACAAACCGGTTACCACGACCTGCAGCTCGGGCGTCACGGCGGCCCTTCTGGCCCTTGGATTGCACCTTTTGGGCCATCGCCAGGTGGCGGTCTACGACGGCTCCTGGAGCGAATGGGCGAGCCGCGACGACACCCCCATCGAGCCCTGAGCACGGGCCGGCCATGATCATCCGGGATCTAAGGCCCGAAGACGGCGAGGCCATAGTCGAGTTGTGGCGGGCCTGCGGCCTTTTGCACCCGCTCAACGACCCCCATGACGACATCGCGATGTGTCAGCAAAGCGGCCACGGTGCACTGCTGATCGGCGAGGACGAGGGCTTGCTTATCGCCACCTGCATGGTCGGCCATGACGGCCACCGCGGCTGGGTCTACTATTTGGCGGTGCGGCCGGACCGCCAGGGTGGGGGCTTGGGCCGCCAGATGGTCGAAGCGGCCGAACTTTGGCTGACTGAGCGCGGCCTGCCCAAGGTGCAGTTGATGATCCGCGAATCGAACGCCGACGTGCGCGAGTTCTACCGTCGCGTCGGCTACCAGATTGAGCCCCGCGTCATCATGTCGCGCCGCCTCGACGGCAAGACCGCGGCCCTGGTCACGGCCGACCAGGCCGATCTCATCGAGACCACCGTCACCTACCTGCAAATGCAGGCCCAGCCCGAAGGCCCGGCCCTGCCGCCGCCGCCCGGCATTGCCGCGCTGTTGCGCGCCGACCGACCCAGTCTCGACTTTTACCGTTACCTTTATGACGCCGTCGGCCGCGACTGGCTCTGGCTTGACCGAAAGCGCCTGAATGACGAGGAACTGGGCGCC is drawn from Alphaproteobacteria bacterium and contains these coding sequences:
- a CDS encoding alanyl-tRNA editing protein yields the protein MEILFRDDAYARSCEATVTAVDERGIQLDRTVFYPTGGGQPGDCGNLRSPEGDVEIVNAVKGDGPDGVIHVPAEGAAPPAVGNTVTAELDWERRHRLMRMHTCMHLLSAVLSYPVTGGQVSDGKGRLDFDIPEAVLDKEEIAAELNKLISADHAVTAEWISDAELAAQPELVKTMSVKPPTGAGQVRLIRIGDLDLQPCGGTHIARSGEIGPVVVRKIQKKGRLNRRVSLAFAD
- a CDS encoding GNAT family acetyltransferase, which encodes MIIRDLRPEDGEAIVELWRACGLLHPLNDPHDDIAMCQQSGHGALLIGEDEGLLIATCMVGHDGHRGWVYYLAVRPDRQGGGLGRQMVEAAELWLTERGLPKVQLMIRESNADVREFYRRVGYQIEPRVIMSRRLDGKTAALVTADQADLIETTVTYLQMQAQPEGPALPPPPGIAALLRADRPSLDFYRYLYDAVGRDWLWLDRKRLNDEELGAIIGDPLDEIYVLYVGGVPAGYAELDRRSPPDIELAYFGLIPGFMGRGLGRFLLDSAIRQAWSYAPARLWVHTCTLDHPNALPLYQKAGFQVYKRETGFMDPNV
- the sseA gene encoding 3-mercaptopyruvate sulfurtransferase; protein product: MSYVHPEVLVSTDWLTQHLQAPDVRVVDASWYLPQEGRDARIEYEIGHIPGAVFFDIDEIADSDNPLPHMVPSAEKFTSRVRKMGLGDGNCIVVYDGGLMASAARVWWMFRLFGHDDVAVLDGGLGKWRAEERPLEDLPPVPRNRHFTARLNSTLVRDLVHVRRLLDTNSEQVLDARSAGRFEGTAPEPREGLPSGHMPGSLNLPFTELLDDMQKTMLPAEELRQAFAKAGVNLHKPVTTTCSSGVTAALLALGLHLLGHRQVAVYDGSWSEWASRDDTPIEP